Part of the Methylomonas rapida genome is shown below.
CTCGCGGGCGGGTATCGGCGCCTATTCCGGTAGAGGTTGTCGATGGAGCCGGCGTTGTAGTCCTGTCTGCAATAGTCGAGTGGTTTATTGTCCGCGATACCCCTAATTTACCTTAGGCCTTTTATGCAAGCAATCGACCGATCATCCGCCGAGCACTACCATTGGGGCGATGCCTGCGACGGCTGGCATCTTGTAAAACGAACCGACATGTCGGTTATCTCCGAACGCGTGCCGCGGGGCGCATGCGAAGTACGTCACTATCATGTAAGCGCTCGCCAGTTTTTCTACATTTTGCGAGGGGATGCCATCATGGAAATAAACGGCAAACGCATCCAGCTATCCGAAGGGCAAGGCATTGAGGTGGCTCCCGGTACGCCACACCAATTCAGGAATGAATCGAGTGCTGACGTCCAGTTCCTGGTGATCTCTCATCCGGCTACACTGAGTGACCGTGTAGAGGTTTAACATGATGCTCAAATGTAACGCCAGCGCCTTAGTTCCAGGTTATATTGCAAGTTAAGTAATGGAAATTACATTAATCAGGCACGGTAAGCCCACGTTCGAGCTAAAAGGCAAGGCCAAGGCGCGGGACGTTGGCCAGATTATCAGCCGTTATGATTTATCCGGTATAGCGGACGAACCGCCGGAAAACGCAAAGCAGCTCGCATCGGCATGCCATGTCGCCGTTTGTAGCGATTTTACTCGTTCTTTGGAATCGGCCAAGGCACTGGGATTTGGCGATATTTTGCTGAGCGACTCAGTGTTTCGGGAAATTGCTATTCCTCATTTCAAAAAGGGTTCGTTGACGATGTCGGTTGGTGCCTGTGGTGTGCTACTGCGATGTCTGTCTGCCGTTGGTTTCTCGCGAAACGGTGAGTCGTTGTTAATGGCAAAAAAGAGGGCGCAAGTTGCGGCGTCGACATTAATAGACGTGGCGCATGAGCATAAAAATGTCTTGCTGGTGGGCCATGGTTTCGTTAATTACTTCATAGCCCAGGAGTTGTTAGCCAGAAACTGGGTTGGTCCCTCAAAGCCGGGCGGCGGCTATTGGGAATATGGGGTATATCACTATCGTGCAACATGACATTCAAAGGGACAACGCCTCACTTTTATGCAGAATCCAAAAAACATGCTTGCATCCATTACCGGCAACACCAAAATACTCGGCGTAATAGCCGACCCCGTCAGCCAGGCTAGAACGCCGGTCATGGCAAACACATTACTGGATGAACGGGGACTCTTGGGGGCCTTTGCAATGCTTCCCATGCAAGTCTCGGCAGAAGGCTTTCCCGCATTTATTGCGGGCCTGCGCGCTATGAAAAACTTCGGAGGCGCAGTCGTCTCCATGCCTCATAAAATCTTTACCGCCAGTTTAGTCGATGAACTTACCCCAGAGGCACGCCTGGTCGGCGCCGTGAATGTGGTTCGCCGAAACCGAGACGGCCGCCTCATCGGCACCATGCTGGACGGCGAGGGTTTTATTGCCGGACTAGCCGGCGCCGGATACAGTGTGAAAGGTGCACGCGTCCTTCTTGTCGGGGCCGGAGGTGCGGCATCGGCTATTGCTTTTGCCCTTGCAAAAAACGGCTGCGCTTCACTCAGCATACAGAATCGAGCACCGGAAAGAGCCAGAGGTCTGTTGGAGCGAGTTACCCATGTTTATCCTCAAGTCGAGGGCACAACAGAAATTCATGCAACATCGCACTACGATATCGCGATCAACGGCACTTCTCTCGGCATGAAACCAAATGATGATCTGCCGATTAGCAAATCGCTGATCGCGCGCTGCGATCTGATAGCCGAGTGTGTGATCGCGCCGGAAATGACGCCGCTACTCCAGGAAGCGTCCGATCAGGGGAAGGTCGTCCACACTGGCGTTCCTATGTTGGCTGCACAAATGAATCTCATGTTGGCGTTCATGGGAGCCGAGTAATATGCAATATGCCAAGATAGCTTGTCGATACAGAGCAACTCCTAAACTGCAGTTGCAGTGATAGCCGGATAATAAGCGAGCTGCGCGCCGGAAATTACAAGTTTCGCACCATACCCTGTCAATACTGACAGTTGTTGCAAGACATCATCCGGGTTGTAATTAACCCAAAACAATCCGTTTCTATGCAGAAATTGCTGGAGTTCAAATGCTAGGTGAAACAACAGGCACCGTTCGTGTTTTATTGCGGCTGGAGGGATTTTGCGTTCTGGTTGCCGCCTGCCTCGCTTATGCAAAATTCGATCTGGACTGGAGCACGTTCGCAATCTACTTCCTGGTCCCCGATATTTCTTTGCTGGGTTATTTCACCGGAGCCAAAGTGGGCGCCATTAGCTATAACACTGCGCACTCATACCTCGGTGCCGTTGCCAGCCTGGTAATCGGTTTTGTGGTGCCGTCCCCGGCACTTCAATGTGCAGGTTTAATCTGGTGTGCCCATATTGGTTTTGATCGGGCTCTGGGTTACGGCCTCAAATACCCGGAGGGATTCGGCTTTACCCATCTTGGCCGCATCGGGCGAATTCCTGTCAAACATTCAGAAGTGCAATAACCAGATTAGAAACCCAGAACATTTAGGAAGATTGAATTGGCTTTTACACTCGACAAGGTCGTACCTTGGGGACGTTCATACACCGAATATGTCAGCATGTTTAGCCTGACCGAGGCCGATCTTGGCAGTCGTATTTTGGGTTGCGGTGACGGGCCTGCCGGATTCAACGCTGAACTGACCAAACGCGGCGGTGCAGTGGTTTCTGTTGATCCTGTCTATATCTTTGATGTCGAGCAGATTAAAAGCCGCATAGCGGAGACCTATGAAACTGTCATGGCTCAAATGCGTTACAACCAAACCGACTACGTATGGGATGTCATTCCATCAATAGAAGCGCTCGGAGAAATCCGAATGTCGGCCATGGACACTTTCCTCTCCGATTTCGAGTTGGGCAAGCAACAAGGCCGATATGTAGCTGGAGAGTTACCTTCGCTGCCTTTCGAAAACGGAAAATTCGATATTGCCTTGTCGTCGCATTTTCTGTTTTTGTACAGCGCACACTTGTCGGCAGAATTTCATCTTCAAGCGTTACAGGAAATGTTACGCGTCGCTAGGGAGGTGCGGGTATTTCCGCTGCTTGCGCTGGATGGATCGGTATCGCCTTATCTTTCTCTTGTCAGCGAAGAATTTGCCAGCCGAGGTTTTGATGTGCAGATCGTTAAGGTTGATTACGAATTTCAACGCGGCGGTAATCAAATGCTGGTCATCAAGCCTAAATAACGAACTTGGATTAAAGCAACTGTCGCTCTGAGTACGCGAATGAAACTGGAATTTATACAAGCAACGCCAGACCACGCAGAAATTATAGGCTCGCTGGTCGTCCAGCTTACACAGGAAATCTGTGCGCGCACTCATGCCCAGCATTTCGATATTGATTTGGCAGGTACGGTTCAGTGCTGTGAAGCCTTGTTATCCGCAGGTCACTACGCGGCTATCATCGGCTGGTCGGATGATATCCCAGTGGCTGTTTCGACCATCACCGAAACCTATGCGTTATATGCCGGCGGCAAAATCGGCGTCATTCAAGAGTTTTACGTCATTCCTGAGTTTCGCTGTTCGGGTGTCGGTACACTGTTGATTGAGCAGGTTAGAATTTATGGGCAACAGCGGGCTTGGTCGTGCATCGAGTTATGTACGCCGCCGCTTCCGGAATTTGAGCGGACATTAAGTTTTTATCAGCATAATGGTCTTATTCCGGTTGGCGGTCGGAAAATGAGACAGAATTTAGCTACAAATGGCTAAGCAATCGTGTGCTTTGCGTTAGCTGCCATGGAGGAAGGTTGATGAAATACAGTAGTTGGTTTGTCGTGATTCTCCTGCTGTTGCCGATTTCCGCGTTGGCTTTTTTCAGACCAGTTTGGGTGCTGATTCCAGAAGCATTCGGCGTCTATTGCAACAAACAAAACCTATGCGTAGAGGATTTATCTCGGCTTGCTGCGGCGGAATCTCTACTCAACGACTCGAAAAGTTATCTTGCCACGCAATGGGGCTTGTCTATCGGCGAGCCGAAAATCATCTTTTGTAGCACGGAGCAATGCCGGTCCGCGTTCGGCCTATCGAACAAGGCTGGATTCACCTTGGGCAGTTTCGCTATCGCCATCGCGCCGCGCGGTTGGCAGCAATACTACGTGGCGCATGAACTCATTCATCATTGGCAGGCTGATAATTTCGGCAGCCTGGTGCTGCTAACCGGAGAGCAGTGGCTGATCGAAGGCATGGCCTACGCCCTGAGTAACGATCCGCGGATAGAACTGCAGCAGCCGTTTGAATCCTATCGTCAGCGGTTCAATGACTGGTACAGGCTTAATGCCGGTATTCCGCTCAAAGAATCGCTGGGTGGAGTGCTCTAAAAATGGCGTCTATTAGACTTATGTTTCATCCAAAAAATTGGCTTGGTACGATAAGTTTTAGGCAGTCATTTAGCCCGGTTGCTCAGCACCTCAATCCATATCACTACCCACTATCATAATGAAATATAAAGGAATTATTTTTGATTTCAATGGCGTTTTGCTTTGGGACGCACCGTTTCACGTTCAGGCCTGGCAAGCGACAGCGCTACGACTAAGAGGCTCACCATTAAGCGACAACGAATTTTCAATCCATGTGCATGGCCGTACCAATAGTCACATTTTGTGCTATCTCAGCGACCGAACTCCTCAAGGGCAAGAGCTGCTTGAGCTGATCCAAATCAAAGAGTCTATGTACCGAGATTTATGCTTAAAAAATCCAGAAATGTTTGTCTTGTCTCCCGGTGCCGAGGCACTGCTCGACTTCGTTTCTAGCAAAGATATACCGCGCACCATCGCGACAGCCTCCGAAAAAACCAATCTGGATTTTTTCACCCAGCACCTCGGTCTGGATAAGTGGTTCGATCTGCAACGGATTGTCTACGATGACGGCGCTCTTCCCGGTAAGCCCGCGCCGGATATGTATGCCAAGGCGGCGGGCAATATTGGTTTACTACCGCACGAATGCGTAGTTGTCGAAGATGCCATTTCCGGTTTCCAATCCGCCCATGCCGCCAACATCGGCCATATCGTCGGTATTGGTCCGCTTGAGACGCATAACAGGCTTCTCGGCTGCCAGGGCGTCTCGACCGTGATCGAGAGTTTTGAGCAATTTCCGCGCGAGTTGTTGGTCAATGCATGACTTGATAACTGAGAACGGTTCAGTGCAAATACAGACCAAAAGACAGGAGCCGACCAGCTATGGCGTATCAATTAGGCAACGCGGTAGATGAACAATATTTGTGTCATCTTCGATTTGGACGGCACGCTGGTTGACAGCGAGGGACTGTGCAATCAAGCCTTTCTCGATCTGCTTCCGCAATTGCATGATCCACTGGTGACATTGACCGAGCGCTATCGCGGCCAAAAACTAAGCTCGATTCTGATTGACCTTGAAAACCGTCTTGGCCTAAATCTGCAAAATTCGTTTGAACAGCACTATCGCCAGCGTGTTGCGGAACTCTTCGCGCGTGAGTTGAAACCCATGCCAGGCGTTTTGGAAATGCTCGCAACCCTGAATTCGCCGAAATGCATTGCCTCCAGCGGACCACTTCCGAAAATCCGTCAGGCCTTGAAAGTCAGTGGTCTTGCCGCTTATTTTGGTGACAATCTATTCAGTTCGTATGAGATCGGTTCATGGAAACCCGATCCGGGTTTATTCCAATATGCCGCCCATGCGATGGGCTTTGTGCCTAGTCAGTGCGCGGTGATTGAAGATAGTGAAGTGGGGATTGAGGCTGCCATAGCAGCAGGCATGACGCCGCTTTACTATGTACAAACCGGCGTGACCACTTCGTATCAGGCCGCGGGCAATGTTGTATTTGATGATATGTCGCAGCTGCCGCAACTGCTCAAGCAATTTGCTAATATGACCCAATCCAACCGTTAGCTATTCAATCCACCGAGACAGATATGGGCAAGCGCTTCAACGAACTATCCGCCAAACCAATCCATGTCGTCACCCGAATGACTAACATAATAGCGACAAAGGCAGTATCTAGGTAAATCATCATGAGTAATTTAACAGGCAGTTGCCTATGCGGTGCCGTCCAATACGAAATAGCGAACCCGCTACGGTTTGCCCACAATTGCCACTGCACTATGTGCCGAAAAGCGAAAGGCGCGGCATTTGCCACTTGGGCATACGTAGAATATCGAGATTTTCGATGGATTCATGGGAGTGAGCTACTGGGAGAATATCGCTCATCCCCTGATGTCCGGCGAACATTTTGCAAGGTGTGCGGCTCTACCTTGCAGTACATTGCAGATCAGGCGTTTCCAGATGCTTTCGGGTTAGCATTGGGTACGGTAAATGGTGACCCAGGCTGTAAACCGATGCGCCATGTCATGGTCGGCTCAAAAGCGCCGTGGTTCGTAATCGCCGATCATCTGCCTCAGTCAGTGGAAGCCGCACCTAGTGAATAGTGCTAGCTTTAAATCATATTCAACTGCTAATCATGGGATATTGAATGAACCTATCCAAACGCCTTGTCTTGACCGTTATCGTGCTGATTTCTTGCGTCGGCTGCGACCAGGCCAGTAAATCAGTTGCCCAATCGTTATTGTCCGAAACCGACGTTTGGTCGTTTTGGGGCGACACGGTTCGCTTGCAATTGGCCCATAACCATGGTGCATTTTTGGGTCTGGGCTCGTCGTTTCCGGAAGTTTTGCGCGACGGCTTATTCTCGCTTGGCGTAGCCGGAATGTTAGTCGTTTTGCTGGGTTACATCCTGTTTTCAAAAGCGGCCTCACCGTCCTCGATCCTGGCATATGCGCTGTTGTTGGCGGGTGGCTTGGGCAATCTGATCGATAGATTGATATACGGCGGCTACGTGGTGGATTTTATCAACATGGGCATTGGGCCAATCAGCACCGGCGTGTTCAACCTAGCCGATGTGGTCGTGGTTGTTGGCGCCTTGATGTTGCTTACTGGCATGCCCCGCGCTAACAAACGGTTGTCTGAGCGATGAATCCATTCAGCGAATATCCCCAATACGACGCTTTGGGCTTGG
Proteins encoded:
- a CDS encoding cupin domain-containing protein; translation: MQAIDRSSAEHYHWGDACDGWHLVKRTDMSVISERVPRGACEVRHYHVSARQFFYILRGDAIMEINGKRIQLSEGQGIEVAPGTPHQFRNESSADVQFLVISHPATLSDRVEV
- a CDS encoding histidine phosphatase family protein, translated to MEITLIRHGKPTFELKGKAKARDVGQIISRYDLSGIADEPPENAKQLASACHVAVCSDFTRSLESAKALGFGDILLSDSVFREIAIPHFKKGSLTMSVGACGVLLRCLSAVGFSRNGESLLMAKKRAQVAASTLIDVAHEHKNVLLVGHGFVNYFIAQELLARNWVGPSKPGGGYWEYGVYHYRAT
- a CDS encoding shikimate dehydrogenase family protein, with translation MLASITGNTKILGVIADPVSQARTPVMANTLLDERGLLGAFAMLPMQVSAEGFPAFIAGLRAMKNFGGAVVSMPHKIFTASLVDELTPEARLVGAVNVVRRNRDGRLIGTMLDGEGFIAGLAGAGYSVKGARVLLVGAGGAASAIAFALAKNGCASLSIQNRAPERARGLLERVTHVYPQVEGTTEIHATSHYDIAINGTSLGMKPNDDLPISKSLIARCDLIAECVIAPEMTPLLQEASDQGKVVHTGVPMLAAQMNLMLAFMGAE
- a CDS encoding DUF4260 domain-containing protein, which codes for MLGETTGTVRVLLRLEGFCVLVAACLAYAKFDLDWSTFAIYFLVPDISLLGYFTGAKVGAISYNTAHSYLGAVASLVIGFVVPSPALQCAGLIWCAHIGFDRALGYGLKYPEGFGFTHLGRIGRIPVKHSEVQ
- a CDS encoding class I SAM-dependent methyltransferase — translated: MAFTLDKVVPWGRSYTEYVSMFSLTEADLGSRILGCGDGPAGFNAELTKRGGAVVSVDPVYIFDVEQIKSRIAETYETVMAQMRYNQTDYVWDVIPSIEALGEIRMSAMDTFLSDFELGKQQGRYVAGELPSLPFENGKFDIALSSHFLFLYSAHLSAEFHLQALQEMLRVAREVRVFPLLALDGSVSPYLSLVSEEFASRGFDVQIVKVDYEFQRGGNQMLVIKPK
- a CDS encoding GNAT family N-acetyltransferase, whose protein sequence is MKLEFIQATPDHAEIIGSLVVQLTQEICARTHAQHFDIDLAGTVQCCEALLSAGHYAAIIGWSDDIPVAVSTITETYALYAGGKIGVIQEFYVIPEFRCSGVGTLLIEQVRIYGQQRAWSCIELCTPPLPEFERTLSFYQHNGLIPVGGRKMRQNLATNG
- a CDS encoding HAD family hydrolase, with protein sequence MKYKGIIFDFNGVLLWDAPFHVQAWQATALRLRGSPLSDNEFSIHVHGRTNSHILCYLSDRTPQGQELLELIQIKESMYRDLCLKNPEMFVLSPGAEALLDFVSSKDIPRTIATASEKTNLDFFTQHLGLDKWFDLQRIVYDDGALPGKPAPDMYAKAAGNIGLLPHECVVVEDAISGFQSAHAANIGHIVGIGPLETHNRLLGCQGVSTVIESFEQFPRELLVNA
- a CDS encoding HAD-IA family hydrolase, which gives rise to MNNICVIFDLDGTLVDSEGLCNQAFLDLLPQLHDPLVTLTERYRGQKLSSILIDLENRLGLNLQNSFEQHYRQRVAELFARELKPMPGVLEMLATLNSPKCIASSGPLPKIRQALKVSGLAAYFGDNLFSSYEIGSWKPDPGLFQYAAHAMGFVPSQCAVIEDSEVGIEAAIAAGMTPLYYVQTGVTTSYQAAGNVVFDDMSQLPQLLKQFANMTQSNR
- a CDS encoding GFA family protein gives rise to the protein MSNLTGSCLCGAVQYEIANPLRFAHNCHCTMCRKAKGAAFATWAYVEYRDFRWIHGSELLGEYRSSPDVRRTFCKVCGSTLQYIADQAFPDAFGLALGTVNGDPGCKPMRHVMVGSKAPWFVIADHLPQSVEAAPSE
- the lspA gene encoding signal peptidase II, translating into MNLSKRLVLTVIVLISCVGCDQASKSVAQSLLSETDVWSFWGDTVRLQLAHNHGAFLGLGSSFPEVLRDGLFSLGVAGMLVVLLGYILFSKAASPSSILAYALLLAGGLGNLIDRLIYGGYVVDFINMGIGPISTGVFNLADVVVVVGALMLLTGMPRANKRLSER